The following proteins are co-located in the uncultured Draconibacterium sp. genome:
- a CDS encoding polyribonucleotide nucleotidyltransferase yields MVNATIKTIELADGRSITIETGKLAKQADGSVVVRMGDTMLLATVVSAKEAKEDVDFMPVSVDYREKFSAAGRFPGGFLKREARPSDEEILVARLVDRALRPLFPADYHAETAVMISLISVGKDEMPDALAGLAASAAIAVSDVPFETPISEVRVARINGEFVINPTRVEMEEADLEIMVGASFDNIMMVEGEMSEVSEEVMLEAIKVAHDEIKKQCKAQEELAAEIGVVKREYCHENNDEVLREKVKAETYEACYEVAKKQLTNKAERMDAFMVIRDEFIEKYTEANTENEEIDLAQHIGLIKRYYHDVEKEAMRRMILDDKIRLDGRATNEIRPIWGEVNYLPGAHGSAIFTRGETQSLTSVTMGTKMDIKKIDAVTYQGTEKFLLHYNFPPFCVGDPKTPRGTSRREIGHGNLAYRGLKKMIPEDFPYVLRIVSDILESNGSSSMATVCAGTLGMMDAGIKIKKPVSGIAMGLITDKGAEKYAVLSDILGDEDHLGDMDFKVTGTADGITATQMDIKVDGLPYEVLAEALQQAKEGRLHILGEMLKVIPEPREDYKPNVPRIETIVIPKDMIGAIIGPGGKVIQAIQEETQTVIVIEEVDDQGRVEISGAGLEPIEAAKAKIKAITALPEVGEIYKGKVKSVVSFGAFIEIIPGKEGLLHISEMDWKRIEAAEDFTKEGEILEVKLIGVDEKTGKLKLSRKVLLPKPEGYVERPPRENRPPRGDNRGGDRRGGDRRGGDRRDDRRGGDRRNNDFRPRRDNDRPRSED; encoded by the coding sequence ATGGTAAACGCTACAATTAAGACGATTGAACTTGCTGATGGCAGGTCGATTACCATTGAAACCGGAAAATTGGCAAAACAAGCCGATGGTTCGGTAGTGGTTCGAATGGGTGACACCATGTTGCTGGCTACGGTAGTTTCAGCAAAAGAAGCCAAAGAAGATGTAGATTTTATGCCGGTATCGGTTGATTACCGCGAGAAATTTTCAGCCGCAGGTCGTTTCCCCGGAGGATTTCTGAAAAGAGAAGCCCGTCCAAGTGACGAAGAAATTTTAGTGGCACGTTTAGTTGACCGTGCATTACGCCCACTTTTCCCTGCCGATTACCACGCTGAAACAGCTGTGATGATTTCGCTTATTTCAGTAGGAAAAGACGAAATGCCGGATGCATTGGCAGGATTAGCTGCTTCGGCTGCTATTGCAGTATCTGACGTTCCGTTTGAAACACCAATTTCGGAAGTACGTGTTGCACGTATTAACGGCGAATTCGTTATCAACCCAACACGTGTTGAGATGGAAGAAGCTGATTTGGAAATTATGGTTGGTGCTTCGTTCGACAACATTATGATGGTTGAGGGCGAAATGAGTGAGGTTTCAGAAGAGGTTATGCTGGAAGCCATTAAAGTGGCGCACGACGAAATTAAAAAACAATGTAAAGCTCAGGAAGAATTAGCTGCTGAGATTGGTGTTGTAAAACGTGAATACTGTCATGAAAACAACGATGAAGTATTGCGCGAAAAAGTAAAAGCAGAAACCTACGAAGCCTGTTACGAAGTAGCTAAAAAACAACTTACGAATAAAGCAGAACGTATGGATGCGTTTATGGTAATTCGTGATGAGTTTATTGAAAAATATACTGAAGCCAATACCGAAAATGAAGAAATTGATTTGGCACAGCACATTGGTTTAATTAAAAGATATTACCACGACGTTGAAAAAGAAGCCATGCGCCGCATGATTCTTGACGACAAAATTCGTTTGGATGGTAGAGCGACCAACGAAATTCGCCCAATCTGGGGTGAGGTAAATTACTTGCCGGGTGCTCACGGATCTGCTATTTTTACACGTGGAGAAACTCAGTCGTTGACTTCAGTTACCATGGGTACAAAAATGGACATTAAAAAAATTGATGCAGTAACTTACCAGGGAACTGAGAAATTTTTATTGCACTACAATTTCCCTCCATTCTGTGTTGGCGATCCAAAAACACCACGTGGAACCAGCCGTCGTGAAATTGGTCACGGAAACCTTGCTTACCGTGGATTGAAAAAAATGATTCCGGAAGATTTCCCATACGTACTTCGAATTGTTTCTGATATTTTGGAATCAAATGGTTCATCGTCGATGGCAACTGTTTGTGCCGGAACATTAGGAATGATGGATGCAGGTATCAAAATCAAAAAGCCGGTATCGGGTATCGCAATGGGATTAATCACCGATAAAGGAGCAGAAAAATACGCTGTTCTTTCTGATATTTTAGGTGACGAAGACCACCTGGGAGATATGGACTTTAAAGTTACAGGAACTGCCGATGGTATTACTGCAACTCAAATGGATATTAAAGTTGACGGACTTCCTTACGAAGTGTTGGCCGAAGCGTTACAACAGGCAAAAGAAGGTCGTTTGCACATTCTTGGCGAAATGTTGAAAGTAATTCCGGAACCACGCGAAGATTACAAACCAAATGTTCCACGTATCGAAACAATCGTGATTCCGAAAGACATGATTGGTGCAATTATCGGACCTGGAGGAAAAGTAATTCAAGCGATTCAGGAAGAAACTCAAACGGTTATTGTTATTGAAGAAGTGGATGACCAGGGAAGAGTTGAAATTTCGGGTGCCGGATTGGAACCAATTGAAGCTGCAAAAGCTAAAATTAAAGCCATTACTGCACTTCCTGAAGTAGGCGAAATTTACAAAGGAAAAGTAAAATCGGTTGTATCGTTTGGTGCGTTTATCGAAATCATTCCCGGAAAAGAAGGACTACTTCATATTTCGGAAATGGACTGGAAACGTATTGAAGCCGCCGAAGATTTTACAAAAGAAGGCGAAATTCTGGAAGTTAAATTAATCGGTGTTGACGAAAAAACCGGTAAATTAAAACTTTCACGCAAAGTACTTCTTCCAAAACCTGAAGGTTATGTTGAACGTCCTCCAAGAGAAAATCGTCCTCCAAGAGGCGACAACCGTGGTGGTGACAGAAGAGGTGGTGACCGCCGTGGTGGTGACCGTCGCGACGATCGCAGAGGTGGAGACCGCAGAAACAACGATTTCCGTCCGCGCCGTGACAACGACCGACCAAGATCAGAAGATTAA
- the rpsO gene encoding 30S ribosomal protein S15, with protein MYLTSEKKTELFTKHGKSATDTGSAEGQIALFTLRINHLTEHLKQNKKDHSTRRSLIKLVGKRRSLLDYLIKKDIERYRAIIKELNLRK; from the coding sequence ATGTATTTAACATCAGAGAAAAAAACGGAACTGTTTACCAAACATGGTAAATCAGCAACCGACACAGGAAGTGCGGAAGGTCAGATTGCATTGTTCACACTAAGGATTAACCACCTTACCGAACACTTGAAGCAAAACAAAAAAGACCACAGCACACGTCGTTCTTTAATTAAACTGGTAGGTAAGCGTAGAAGCTTGTTAGACTACCTAATCAAAAAAGATATCGAACGTTATCGTGCGATTATCAAAGAGTTGAACTTACGTAAGTAA